AcagagtaagaaacaaaaaaaattccccCAAGAGCAGCAAgatacccaaaaaaataaataaaacacacatCTCACATCTTAATGATAGAAACCATAAATTACAGGGATGCTCTAACTACACAATGACTAGTAGATTATCAAGCATATTTAGATTATGATCTAGACCCTCATCCATCATGTTACCAACCTGCACTGTCATTGGAAAcgaagttattaattaataccCTTATGCCCACTTTTCAGAAATTTTGCAGGAATAAGTATGCTATTGTCATTTCTTTTAGGATAAATTACTAACTGCAGCAGATtctataagtaatttttttgtaacaaaCTGCAGCAGTTAAAGAGGAACAAATCTGTCTGTCTTGCCCACGAGTGAAGTTCTAAAAAAAGGTTATGGTTCAACTTCCATGCAAGTAACTTTGAGTGTGAATCCCATCAAATAACAATATGACAAACTAAACAAGAATTAGAACTATGAGATCTAACATACTGAACAGTAAAGATAATAAATTCATTTGATGAAGGTTTGAAGCATGGCCCAACATTGGGATAGTATGTATTAAAACTGGAAATTTCAGTTTTAATACATGGGATATTGTTAATGATATTTACATGGTTCTGCTCTTAAGATGTTAAAGAATCCTATTTGTTATTAGGAGGAAAAACCAGATGACTAGACCATAAGGTTGGACCAAATGCTAAACTTGAGTGTTTGATTGGTTCATGTAACCCAAAACTGTTTAAATATATCACACCGAGAAATACATTCAGAATTGTAGTATctctcaaatctaatttttcccGTCATTTAATGCAACAACCTAGCTAATTCACTCTTATGGATTTCTGAATGTCTTCAATGTGTAAAAGCCCTAATGGCAGAATCCATTAATGCAGTGAAGACTCCATACATCAAATTCAACCCAACAGATCATATAATATCCGGTTTCTTCTTTGACAAAGTTAGTGATGTGTACCTGTTTACTGATCTTCACAATTCCCTCCATGGATTCAACAACTTTTGTTTAGACCTCAGGTTGAGTCATGGCTTCTTGGAATTTCACATTTTCTGGCATGCACAAGGAGATTTTAGTGAGATAAGTTGCATgtacaattaaataatcaatCCTTCAGCTAATTTATATtgttttacaatctctcatgactggcaaaataaaatacatattggtTGTGAGGCCCAAATCATCTAAACCTGCATATAGCACATTATTGGCTGCATGATGCCTTTGGTTATAGATAGTGATCTGCATCACCGCTTAACAGACCATAACATCTAACTCTTTCTACCTAAATACCATTTAGTAGGTAGAAATATACAAGTTAACATGAAACAGGTATAAGTCCCAAAATTCACTCTTAGATATCCTTCTAACAATACTGAGAAATCAAATAGAAACACGGTTCAACTGAAATCAACCTATTGAACACAGCCAATATCATCAATGTCACAGTATATAGCACATGCCAACTCCAAGTTTATAAACAttcctaaaatttttgtaataaatttcTGCAGTGAAATGAGACATTGGAAATATGGTCAGATTGATAGAGCACATGCCAACTCTAATACCCATTTTGATACAATCAGCATTTGTGTTACACCCAACACAAACATAATCAGAATACAGCATTTTTTCTACATATAGATTGTTTTTAGGCCACTTATATCAGTGGCCTGACATATCGGAAATCTCAAAGCAAACTAGTTCACCACTAATATTGTGTTTTACCCATACccatagaatttaaaaaatagaaactgATTGATCACAAGGTACCAATCTGTCCAGTATTTATATAAACCATCACTATACATTGTGCATCATTATAAATGCAGAGTATAATGCAAAATTAGCTTCCACTTCCGATCAGCTTCCTTAATGAACTGATACTTTGTTACTTCCATTCAAATAATTTCCTCAACTGTAAGACCTATTCTGAAAATGAAGACATTTTTTGAATCTCTTTGAACAATGGTCAAAAAAACCATACCTAGAGAATATTTCAGGGGTCGTTCTCATGGCTCTAAAGTATAGTGATACAttaatcatcttccaaatgattAATGTATGTGGTTCACCTTGAACCAAGAATTAACAATGTTGAGCTTCTACTAAAATGCCAAATGATGAAATCTGAAATAAAGTGTTTTGATAAAGGATTTGGTAAAGATTTGGAGAACATGACAGTACTTTTCAGAGAATTAGCTTCATGACAGTACTTTTCATTTCAGTGATTAAAGTGTTGTTGGAGGCTTTGCTTGTGGACAAGCTCCAAAATATAGGTTATACCACCTAGTCCTAAAGTGGTAAAGTTTGAGTAAAACACTTCAACCTCAAATTTCAACTTTCCATACCTATTCAGATAAATATAAGCAATACCTTGCCATATAATCTATACGTTAACACAGCATACGACAGACCATACCTGAATTAGTTTTGACATGTGCTTCACCACAAATGATTTTATATCAGCCACCATAAGAAAAATACAAGTGCAGGAAATTCCTTATGTTTATTTCACATTTACCCAAAAGCTGAATGTACATAAATACTTTAACAGGAAAACATGGCAGGTATAATAACTAATATGGCAGTGCATTTACCATACCTCAAGATATATGAGACCCCGGTCACTCCATAATTTGTAGTGTTGCCAACCAATTGCCTCATCTTTCCTATAGAGTCAAAATACATTAAAAGAATGGGATGAGACCTCTCTACCATAAATATACTGAAAAATAATACACAATGCATCTTGTGTTATACATAGTATGGTTTCGAACACAGTATTTTGACAGAAATTGAAAAGCATTGATACGCTGGGAGTTCTTATCCCTATAAGGTAGCCTTAATTCTACTGTTCACACAGAAGATTATCAGTGGTTTAAGCTAGAATCATATCATTAATCATGGATAAACCAACCTCTTTAAGGCTGCATATAAGTCCCTCACTATAAGTGATATTATAAGGCCTTACTTATCATGACAAATCATACAGTGTAGtatcaattgaaaaagaaggaaTCTTGGGGTTACTTAACTTCCATATAAATTTACATCTACTGCACAGGGTTTAATCCTTCACATAATACCCAGTGATGTGTGCTGAACATTCATTTGAGCCCACGCCAGTCACATCCTTATCCAACAGCATTGCTTGACTATATGTCTGGCCCAAAAAAACTCCCACCTTGTCCTTATCCAACATCACTACTTGACTATATCTGAAGTTGAATACAGTCAAGCCCAAAAAATCCCACCAGCTGCCTTTGCCTCAGACACATTACAAAAGTGAAACGATCTTCCTCTttgggtgtatatatatatatgtgtaggacaatttatatatatatatatatatatatatatagtttatatctTGGCCACCCACCATCAAAACAAGACCAAAAAGTGCCCAAACTactcaaaaaatattgtaataaatGTATCGTCGACGCTCAAGGAGTCTCTCCACGAGACTGGAGAGACTCCGTGTTTCCCCGGAAATTGAGGAAAAATTCCTTCATCATCTTATCAGTTTCATTTTGCCTCTCACGAAGTCTCATTACTTCGTCCTCAATAGCTTCAAGCTGTGTCTTGTACCCCTCGGCATCTTTCCTATAATTCTCAGCATCTTTCTTGTAATTGTCTGCATCTTGCTTGTGTTTTTCAATCATTGCAAGgtactctttttctctctccctgtcTCGCTGTCTTGTCGACTCCGGGATGACCATCTCTCCTAGCCCCCTTGAATATCCAGGTCTAGAGCCAAGGACCTCCCTAAATACACTTGCTGCTGCCTCATTGGTGCGTTGCTCAGGCTCGAGACCATCCAGCTTCTCAACCATCTCCTTCTGCatgtgaaaattttataaattattgtaaATGTTAAGTCGTGTAGTGACATGAAAAACCCCCATTCAAAAGCAAAAGCTGGTAACTATCCATTGAAACACAATATATAACCTAACTGTGAAATCATACTCACATAAGTGGCTTCAGTTGCTGATGTGACAAATTTCCCGGTCTTCTTTGAGAAATGAGTCTCTTTATAGAACTCCACCAAATCCGCATTTGCAGCCCGCTACAAGTGTGTAAGGATGTCAGGTATATGTTCATGTAAGatcaaaatattgtttttgggAAAGATATGCACATATTGTAAGGATGTCAGGTATATGCTAGCCGTCAACCACAcaaacacatcaaatcaatACACAAGAGACAAGAACACAAGGCCACCCTACATTTCTGGTTCCTTATAGTCACAATGCAATTATAGGCAATAAATCCCTTAACAAAAATTACTTATTAGGACTATGCCACTCCCATGCCCTCACCCTATAAACTAATTCGATCATTCTATATAAACCTTGTTATATAAACCAATACAGACAATCGTATGTTAAATACATTATTTGCCCAGAATTATTGTAATTCGTAGACTAGTGAGGAATGCATCAATAGGTTTGTGATAGAAATGATCAGCAAGACAATGGGTTGTGGCATCATACTAGACTAAAATCAGTTGAATTTACATACCTTCTCCTCCAAGATCCTTACAAAGGATTTCCGGCCAGCTGTGTGGTTGACATATAACGCCTTTCTATTCTCCCGATTTTGCCGAGCCATTTTCTGCCATTGTATACCCAATGTCAGCTTACCCAAACCACATAATAAACAGACATGAAAAACTTGCCCTTGTTAAATTCTGAAATTGCAGATTTTCAATAACCAATACATACCTTGAATTCGTCGCTTCCCCACCTCCGACACAAGGTAACCCAAACGTTCAAGTCAACCATTGAACATCCAGTGGCCAATGCCTCTTCGTGGCTTTCataagattcatattttttgtgtaattggtGATGAAATGCATTGAACCTCTTTCGCAGCTGCTTCAAGACGGTCAACCTATGATTCTCCCGATCCCAATCCAAAACGAAGTCAGCCTACATTGATGATCATCATGTTAACATGTTATTCTCTTTTGTACGCCCACCCCAATCAGTCAAAATGAAAAGCACATATCTTACTCTCACACGGTCGACCAACTCATCCTTGAGTGCCTGTGGCACATCAGTCCATCTCGCATAGCTCATATCGCAGTGTTGTTTTACAATTTGCGTTAGCCGTGCTGTGAACATGGAAGAGTTCATACAGCATGGTGCTGTTTCGCCATCATTAATCTTCAACAAAACTTTCCCTTGCCGTCTCAACATTTCGAACGCAATACACTTAGCTGGCCCACGTTTCCGTTTGGGCTGCTCCTGGTTTGTTTCAGTCATTGTGGGGGCAGTTGCGTCTGTATTACAAAGATAACAAAAAGAAACTATCCGTCTTAAGAAATCATCTTTCTTGCCTATATTTCTCGGGTAAAGAAATGACAACCGTACCGATATTATCTCCGTTTGGTGGGGTGACAACCGTACCCATATTTTCTCTGTTAGGTGGGGGGACAACAGTAACAATGTTCTCCCCGGTAGGTTGAGGCTCTCTTACGGGTGAGGGTTCTCTATCAGGCTCGGGTGGGGGCATCGGAATGGGACATGGAGGCTCCCATGGATGACTGGGAGGCTGAGTTGAGTCATCCGAGCCTGACTCATTATCTTCATTTGCAGGGCTGTGGTATGAACTAATACGAACTCCTCGTGGTCGGCGTGCTCTGGTTGAGTAGGGTACAAATCGACGGCCTCTTCCACGTCGTCCAGCCCCTCTTCCTCGGGAACTTTCTCCAATCGTGTCATCTGCAAATATATACAAAACCCCATTCACAAGTCAGAAGTGATTCCAACCAATGAGTAGTTGAGTGGGATCCACATTAAATGAAAAAGCAGTCTATAAACCAGTTTTAATGCGACTAATATCAACTGCAAGTGTATTACTATATTTTACCACACTTGTACACGTATATAGCAATCCATAGGGGTTGTATTATAACATTATTGGAAAAGTGCCCGCATTACCAACTAAAAGAAATTCCTATAGACAAACTTATTTACCTCCGGGGTTGATCCTCATTTCTTGCTATCTAAAGTTGGCAATAGACAAACTTCAAATTGGCGTCCCCCTGTGCAATTTGGTTAAGACCTGGTTACTAGCCAAAGAACAACAATAAGCCCACATGGTCAATTAAaaacatgttatatatatacaggatgtcttaaaataaaagtttttaattaatttagcaaTAGGAGTTGGAGTTGGCACATGTTTCAATCAATTAAACATCGGACAAGCATGTTCACcatgtcatatatatggttGTATGCACTAGAGATCAAGGAAATGACAAAGATGGGAAGTAATCAATGCTACTTCATTTTGCACTACAAAGTATACATGCATTAATCATGCCAAACGGTGCATGATTTGCATCAACTTGAATGACCAAAAAGCCAAGCAAGTAAGAAACATCATTACACCTATGATCATAATGTAGTCATTCCGaagtaaatgatttttcaaactaCTGAATATGAAATGTAATCATCTTACTTGACCCAAATGAACAACTCATAACAATGTCGGATCATTCTAGTTGGAGTTGAAAGaagcatacatatatatctagAAAGTACATATTGTCCATATACACATTACAAAAAAggtaaactcaaatatcaaaagTGCATCAACAATTCTACCCAGTTGCCTATGCTGATAGAGACTCGTCGTCTGTGGAAAAGTCctcctcatctgaatattccccaTCACCAGAAGCATCTCCCGAACCAGAATCAATCATATCATCGTCAATAAAGTCTTCCGAACCCACCTTCTGACCAACCGAACTTGTCACATCTTGTGCCTCAATCAAGATAGGTTCTAAATCATCCCTATTAAGTGGAGTTGTCACTGGACATGCATCGCACTGCAGTGGTGCATAATCATATGACTCCTCAGTTTCTTGATATGCATCATCATCACTTGTTGAGCCATCAAGGTCTTCTAACACTCTTGGCACCGACGGAATGTCATATACATTCCTGTTTGTGTACTTCTGCACCACAAACCATCTCCCTTTAGCCCTTATATCTTTGATGTAAAAACACTGGGAAGCCTGGCATGCCAACACAaatggttcatccttataccaaaTCCTATCCATGTTGATACTGGTCATATGGTTATCAACTCGTACCCCTCGTCTTGgatcaccaacgtcaaaccaatcacacatAAATAAGTACACCcgacgccaacccatgtagtgTAACTCCACGATCTCATTAATAACACCGTAGaagtctacattattagtattttcaTCCCCAGTTACCAACACCCCGCTGTTCTGTGTACGGCGCCGAAGTTCACGTTGTTTAGTATGGAACCTTTTGCCATTTATTATGCACGCAGTATAGGATGCAACCCACCGTTCAGGACCACAAACTAATGCATATAGATCATCGACCACATCAAGTGGGTTGGTGATACGCTGGTCTTGAACCTACATCAATATTTTGTTAGCGCCTCAGTTATAGATTTTTCAAGGCCAAGCCTAAAGGGTCTGGTTCATCTAAATAGATAGGGAGGAAGCTAACTTACACGTTTCTTCAACCAAGTTGGAAATTCAGTATGATGTGTTCGATCGATAGAATTTGGGTTGTGCACCCTACATTTCTCGTAATGCTCCCTGCATTTGTAGAAGCCAAATgattatcatcattttcatttagATATGTAGGATTGTCTCCAAAAAgctgaaattaatattttttaaacttgagGGATTATTAATGCTTACTCTAGGTAAGGTCCAATCTCAGCGCAGTTGTTGAGGACGTACCAGGTTGCTTCAGTTAGGAGTTTATCTGATAATTGCCTGTTGGAAGCGGTACCAATCGGACGAactttctggttgaaaattttgaatccatctATACTCTCAgcttcaccatcaatgttgcGATCAACTCGAGTAAATttcgtctcaacatcttggagaTACAATGAGCAAAATGTTAGGCATTCAATGTGAATGTAGGCTTCAGCTATTGAGCCTTCTGGtcgggctttattcttaacataccgcttgaacttgccgagatatctctcaaatggatacatccacctatattgtactggaccACCAAGTATGGCCTCACGGGGTAAATGCACAGCtaggtggaccatgacatcgaaaaaagATGGGGGAAATATCATCTCTAATTTGCATAGAATTGTGGCAATATCAGTTTGAAACTGTGATATTTGGTTAACATCCAGGGTTCGGGCACACAACCCCTTGAAGAAAGTGCACAGTTCAGTCAAGGCCAATCCAATATCAGGTCGTAAAAACCCCCCAACAGCAATAGGAAGTAGTCTTTGCATGAAAACATGGCAGTCATGGCTTTTCAACCCTGAGATTCGGCAATCTCGTACAGAAACACAATGCGAGATGTTCGAAGCGAATCCATCTGGAAATTTCACATCGGCCAGCCATTCACAAAACTTCTTCCTTTCCTCACCGTGTAATGTATACATTGAGTGTGGCATTGTAACACGTTCACCGTCAtacttcaaatgtaattcttttctgaATCCAAAAATCTCCAGGTCACGTCGAGAATTGATATTATCTTTAGTTTTACCAGGAATGTTCATTAAAGTGCTCAATATGTTATCGAatatattcttttcaatatgcatgacatctAGATTATGTCGAAGACGTAGGGTTACCCAATACGGTAGCCTGAAGAATATGCTATATTTTGTCCAGTTCAACTCCTCAACAGttcgttttctctttcgatgAGATTTACCGAATTGCACATCCCCAAGCATCAACAGTTGAGCTTCAATATCTGATCCTTCTAAAACCCTTGGTGGCATgcgatgatcttctttaccattgaaGTCATTTTTTCTCTTTCGCCACATGTGATCGGGCGGCAAGAAACGAcgatgtcccatataacaatgttttctgcCATACTTCAACCAATTGGCGTCTGTGCCCTCATTACAAGCAGGACAAGCCAATCTTCCTTTTGTTGACCAACCAGAAAGAATTCCATAGGctggaaagtcattgattgtccacattAAAGCAGCGTGCAACATGAAGGTTTCCTTGGTGGAGGCATCATACGTAGGTACCCCTTGTTCCCAAAATTCAAGCAGTTCGTCGACTAACGGTTGCAAGTAAACATCAATGTCATTACCTGCAGATTTTGGTCCAGGAATAATGagggatgtcatgaagaattggtcCTTCATGCACAACCACGGCGGCAAGTTATACGGTACCAGGATTACCGGCCAAATGCTATACGGTTTAGCCATATTGTTGAAAGGATTGAAACCGTCACTTGCGAGACCAAGCCGAACGTTGCGAGCATCCTGTGCGAACCAACTATAATCTTCATCAAATCTCTTCCAGGACTCTGCGTCTGCAGGATGTCTCATACTTTCCCCATCATCGGTTGGCCGTTGCTCTTTATGCCACCTCATATCACGTGCTATATTTGCAGTCATGAAAAGACGTTGCAATcttggcttcaaaggaaaatgcctCAACACTTTTTGAGGGATAGGACGAGCCTTGTGTGTATTAGGCACCCACCTTGAAGCCTTACAGGTAGGACATTCATTAAGAtcagcattttccttccagaataagatgcagtcattgggacatgcatgaattttgtgaTAATTCATACCCAAACCCCGCTCCAATGACCTTGACTCCTCATATGAATGTGGCAATTCAGCATCAGGAAAGGCAGTCCGCAACAAATTAAGTAGCATATCAAACGACTTTATTGACCACCCACCAAGTGTCTTAATGTGTAACAACTTCACAATGAATGacagttttgagaattttgtacaGCCAGGAAAAAGTGGACGTCGGGCATCCTCTAGTAGCTGCTCAAAAGATGAACTTGGGAAGGGATCTGGTATTGACGCAGCAGTTGGCAATGGATTATTATGATCTTGGGCGTGGTCCACAAATGTGCCTGCCCGAATGTCATCTAACATATGatccatgtcatcaatgtatTCATTGGAAGAATCAGCAACACTATCGTCGTCGTCATCATTGAAACTTTgtgtttcctcctccccatgaaagatCCACTGGGTATAATTTGGGTTGATCCCTTTCATGAACAAGTGAGTCTCCACATCAAATATAGGCAAGAAGAGAGTATTACAGCATGCACGACATGGACATCGAA
This sequence is a window from Carya illinoinensis cultivar Pawnee chromosome 9, C.illinoinensisPawnee_v1, whole genome shotgun sequence. Protein-coding genes within it:
- the LOC122276937 gene encoding uncharacterized protein LOC122276937, with amino-acid sequence MDKSWMNLPNRLRSPAYAEGVNTFLNLARNHSRGSDRIRCPCRACCNTLFLPIFDVETHLFMKGINPNYTQWIFHGEEETQSFNDDDDDSVADSSNEYIDDMDHMLDDIRAGTFVDHAQDHNNPLPTAASIPDPFPSSSFEQLLEDARRPLFPGCTKFSKLSFIVKLLHIKTLGGWSIKSFDMLLNLLRTAFPDAELPHSYEESRWVPNTHKARPIPQKVLRHFPLKPRLQRLFMTANIARDMRWHKEQRPTDDGESMRHPADAESWKRFDEDYSWFAQDARNVRLGLASDGFNPFNNMAKPYSIWPVILVPYNLPPWLCMKDQFFMTSLIIPGPKSAGNDIDVYLQPLVDELLEFWEQGVPTYDASTKETFMLHAALMWTINDFPAYGILSGWSTKGRLACPACNEGTDANWLKYGRKHCYMGHRRFLPPDHMWRKRKNDFNGKEDHRMPPRVLEGSDIEAQLLMLGDVQFGKSHRKRKRTVEELNWTKYSIFFRLPYWVTLRLRHNLDVMHIEKNIFDNILSTLMNIPGKTKDNINSRRDLEIFGFRKELHLKYDGERVTMPHSMYTLHGEERKKFCEWLADVKFPDGFASNISHCVSVRDCRISGLKSHDCHVFMQRLLPIAVGGFLRPDIGLALTELCTFFKGLCARTLDVNQISQFQTDIATILCKLEMIFPPSFFDVMVHLAVHLPREAILDVETKFTRVDRNIDGEAESIDGFKIFNQKVRPIGTASNRQLSDKLLTEATWYVLNNCAEIGPYLEEHYEKCRVHNPNSIDRTHHTEFPTWLKKRVQDQRITNPLDVVDDLYALVCGPERWVASYTACIINGKRFHTKQRELRRRTQNSGVLVTGDENTNNVDFYGVINEIVELHYMGWRRVYLFMCDWFDVGDPRRGVRVDNHMTSINMDRIWYKDEPFVLACQASQCFYIKDIRAKGRWFVVQKYTNRNVYDIPSVPRVLEDLDGSTSDDDAYQETEESYDYAPLQCDACPVTTPLNRDDLEPILIEAQDVTSSVGQKVGSEDFIDDDMIDSGSGDASGDGEYSDEEDFSTDDESLSA